The DNA sequence CATTTATTACCATAAACTTCCCTTCTAGCTCTGCttttgctggatcataaggtTTGGTAtcttgtgtttccatttttgtttgtttcaaaatatatgtttttaatttctcttttgatttcatcTTTGATTCGTTGGTTGTTCATGAGTGTTTGTTTAATTTCTACATATTTGTGAACTTTCCAGTTTTCCTCTTGCTATTGATGTCTAGTTTTATACCACTgtagtcagaaaagatacttagtttgatttcagtttttaaaaatttgctgagACTCGTTTTGTGACCTAacagtctatcctggagaatgtttcatatgtgcttgagaagaatgtatattctggtgctgttggatggaatgttctttATATGTCTCTTGGGTCCATTTGGCCTCAAGTGTAGTTCAAGTCCAATGTTTTCTTATTGATGTTCTGTCTGAatgatctatccattgttgaAAGTAGAGTGCTAAAATCCCCTACTCTTATTACATTGACGTCTATCACTCCCTTGAGATCTGTTAGCGTTTACTTAATGTACTTAGGTGCTTAGATGTCTTTGCTGCTGTCACTCATCTGCCTTTCTGGGTCCACGGTTCAGTGGAAGGAAATGAAGGACTGTATGGGCCTGAGAGGTGAGCctctagtttttttcttttactcagttaagggagacaggaaggagagTGAGTGCAAAATGTGCAGCATTCGAGCAGATGAGAACCAGCTCTTTTACAGAAATATGAGAAGATAATTAAACCTTGATCGTCACTAGCAGggaagcaaaatggccatcaaatACTAACATCTAGTAATTTACTGTCATAATCCTAATTCTTCTGTAAgagtttcctatttttaaattgcagtgataattctgaaattaaaaaaaaaatactagtttaACATGCTTATTTTAAACTAGTTCCTAGCAGTAGTAACCACCTGTGTCTTCACGGTAGTGCTGAGACTTTGTTAACAACTTTCCAGGCCAAGTGTTATAAAATCACTGATCATGGGTGCTGGGAAATCTCGGTTACCTAACATTTGATAGTGGTGAAGTATGAACAGATACATCTTGCTGGTGATTTCACATGTCTGAGTCTCCCGGTGGTGGGTACATGGACTTTGTAGTAATGATCAGCCTtggatgaaagaaaaacaaaaatcccatGTAGAACTGGGGAACATCCAGCATTGCTAGGTAGAGTATTTTTAGATTGGGGCTAATGAACAGCTTTTCAACCTGAAGTCTTCAGGGACAGGCAGTCTGCAAGTACCAGATGAAAAGCCAAGTCAGTATTCTTGAATTTATAGATCCAATTTACCAGATtgaaggacacttgctccttgtaactCACTGAACTAGCTGGCCCCTGCATGCCGGGTTTCTATGGCAATACGATCTCAGTGACCTCTCTTCTCTGTTGTGGAATGTAGGTGATAAGAATGGAGGTGAGCCCGATGATGCTGAGCTGGTAAGGCTCAGCAAGAGGCTGGTGGAGAACGCAGTGCTGAAGGCTGTCCAGCAGTATCTGGAAGaaacacagaacaaaaacaaGCCAGGGGATGGGAGCTCTGTGAAAGCTGAAGAGGCTGATAGGAATGGCACCGACAGTGACGACAGGAAGTGAGACCCACATGCAGGCAGGACCCCGCTGCCCCGGGAGAAGCACCCCTGCCCGCCTCTGCCGAGTCAAGGGACTCATTGCATTGTGCTGTCTAAGTGTCTTGTCCAGTCTGTGAAGATTGCCTAATACTTTTCCTGATTGATGTGTTTGCATTTCTGAAGCACAACAGAAGAGAAATGGAGAACTGGGACTCTCAGAGGAAATCAGTTTACGAAGGAAGCGTGGCCCGGGTTTCACTTGCCCCAGCCGTGGCTGGGGGGAGTGGCTGTGGGTTATGCCGGGTGGACTCAACTGAAAGACCACAGAAGAGGCCTTGACGGAGATGGAGTACTGCCACTTCGGTTGCTTAGCAGGGCATTTCACTACCTTATCTGAGGCCAGAACACACACAGAGCTAACAAGTGCTACGATTGAAATGATCACTGTTGAAATTATTATCCATAAGTTGGTCCACAGTGTTTCACGTTTGTCCTATGTGTGTTGTTCCTATGCATTACTTACAGTAAATTTGATTCTTGTAAATGATATATTTTGGTGAAATGCAACCTTTTCTATAAAACGTGGGCAGCATTTTAGAGGTTTCTTTTTAACCTTCTTTTGATAAGTCAGTATGCcatatttaatgttttttcatTGGCATTTGTACGTGAAAtgtatcatataatttttttcccatagGCCCAAAACCTATTGGAATCCGGGACTTAATTAATGAAGCTTTGCGTCGAGAGAGGATGGGTCTGCAGTCCAAAGTGAAAGAGATAAAAGCACTTTTATTAAAGCCTGAGATTCAGGCCAAAATCAGGAGGGAGCTCTTTGAAGGAAGATTCATTAACAACAGTAATCAAGGAAACGATGTGGATTTCAGCACAACTTTAACATAAACTCTACATTGCTGCCATAGTACTAGAGTTTATGAAATCTTTTCAGCTCATTAAGTAACTCTTTGGTGAATACTAAAGAAGTATTCTGATAGTTTGCACAACAGCAAACCAACATTTGGTAAGGTTGCTttggaaagaaaatttctttccaaagaaaactgAATTCTGCACTGTTATTTTTAAGCTAAACTTGTGTTTTAGAATGTTTATCTCTGTAATATCAAGATTCGTTTTATAGAAGAGACTTCTTAATTTAGCTGTTGTGAGATGTTCCTTGAGTCCTCACAGATAAAATATACAGACTGTGAAAAATCatttactaaaaaaaacaaaataaaacccattATTTTAAGGGTCATTTGTTTCCTGTTGATATGActtgggttgttgttcagtcaaaaGAAGCATTGTTCACATGTATCTATATCTAGTGTTACTTTTAATGAGACTTTGAATGTTTATTGATCACTAGTACTTGAATGAACatttataaatgtaattattGCAGTCACTGGTTAAgaatgttttataatttcatatgtattatttttcaatgattgaaatatagtttgctttttcatttcttactgaatgtttggggtttttattttctacttttctgaaGATAAGCTAGCCCATGTCTTATTGTATCCCGTATAATCTGAATTTGCTTGCACtggttcatttttaaagaatattctttaaaattttccttcctATATGATAATCACTGGTAACAGCTTTTTCTATAATCATTGTAAAGTTGCTGCTACTGACAGATCATGATGGAGGGGGAAATTATTAGAGATCAAATATGTAATCATTTCAAAGATAAAATCCAGTTTACTCAtggatttttgctattttttcacTGGGtaaattatattacatttatttataagtgAGTTTATGCATTTTCATGCCTCTTAATAAATGTATTGTTTTCCCTTGttgtctttcttcatttattttttttcttcttagaatcTGAATATAGTGAAGTCAGAAATAGGGACTCTGATGgtttcagtgttttttaaaactattttgtatTAGATATAGTTgaataacaatgttgtgatagtttcgggtgTACCGTAAGAGAAATTCAGTTGTACGTATCCATGtgcctattctttttcaaattcttttctcacttAGGTTGttacgtaacattgagcagagttccctgtgcaatacagtaggtccttgttcagTGTCTCTTAACTTTTGTGTTCTTATCCTACTTGCCAAGATAGCACAGTTGTCAGAGCACCTTTAACCTTAGACTTTTAAATCACTTCAGATCCGTCAGCTTCACAGAGAATATCAACAGAAcgttaaaggcaaagaaaatctcAGTAGCATCTCATAAACTGCGCACACTGGGTAATGAAGAGAGCATGTGCATCCAGATGTAGAGACCTGGGTGCTTCTTACCGTGAGCCTCTCTGAGGGTGGAGGTTTTATTGTATGTAAACGACTTCCTTGAGTCAATCCTAGAGATGCGAAGCAAAGATATTTGGGAGCTTGCCTTGTTCTTTAAGAGAGGAAACAGTCATGAGATAAAGTGCTTTATCCAGGCCACACTGTTGCTAGGCAGTTGGACCTGTGCTCAGACCTGGGGCCCCATCTCAACATCCACTGTTCAATAACCTGTTAAAAGTATTTTAGGAGAAACAGCTTGCTAAGTTAttagtattttaagagaaacagcACGTCTTATAGCATATCTATAGATCTCTTTATCCTCAAGGAGCTACTTCAACACTTCCCAACAATTTGAAAAGCTAAAAAAGTATCCTTTTTGCAATCTGGAGTTACATGACTTACTACACAacttactgttttttaaattaagcatCATACCTCCCAGGTGTTACATACCTGGCCGCAAGCCAAGTGATTTAGGCACATTATTACATTCTTCCCTTCAGTGACCCTGTTAGGAAGTTACTAGTACagttttacagattaggaagTTAGGAAAGTGGGCCTCTAAATGGTTAAATGGCTATTTATAAAGCTAATAAAAGGTAGGGCTCAATTTAGACTTGGGTCTATTCTACTTCAAAGCCACGCGGTTTCCGCAACGCAGCAGTTCCTCTCTCCACTGCGTACAAGTCATTTCATAAGTTAAGAATGTGGAACAAAGGGAAGTCATTTTCTTTTGACTAAATCATCTCCCTTGCAGCCGTCAAGTTCTGTGAACATAGGAGAGTGGTCAGCTGATGTGATGGAACTGGAGGGAAAAACCCAGGTATTTAGTTTAGGGATTAaagattataataatataatattactagtgaatttttcatttaatcagGGTTACAAAGACAATGAAAAGtgtacaataaaataaatcttcTTGTTTCCATTAAAAACTATCTAAGTATGACATTAATTTGCAAAAATTAAAGTTTGTGATGGGAAATATTCAAAATGACTTTTTCCCCATTTAGTCAGAACTGGAGAAAATCGTCTGTTGGGTCACCAAGACAGACTGTGTTGTCCTCGACTGGTGTAGTATGTTACATAGCCTTGTCTTCTGACAAGGGGGCTTCGTGGTTGGTGAAAGCGTGTCAGTTTGTCCAGGAGGCAGACTGTGGTCTCTAGACCTGAATCTTACCAAAGGTGATTCTAAACAAACCAGTTCCCTTTTATGAATTGAAACAGTTTGGTGCTAGGTGATTTCCAGGGATCCTAGTctctttgtgactttattttGATGGTATTCATGCTGATGCCATGTCTCAACCAGCTACCCACATGTGAGACCTTCTTGCTTAGGCCATTCTAGTACATCTGTTGTCAACAAGAGACTGCAATTTCTAGAAGGCTTTGTCAGCATCATGTAGGCACAAATTTACTTTTATGACCAGATTCCAACATTTTCTGTCTCTGGTAAAATAGTAGACCCTATATGAATACTtctaaaaatgtcaaaaaaaataatattttcaacagCAGGACAAGATTCTGCTAGCTTTGAACTTGGTCTCATTTATAGCATAGATAGCCGCGACAAACATAGactgtgtgttgaaaagcagagacattactctgccaacaaaggtctgtatagtcaaggctacggtctttccagtggtcacatgtgGTTGTGAGAACTGGATGGTAAAAAAGAcagagtgccaaggaattgacgcttttgaactgtggtgctggagaagactcctgagagtcccttggacagcagggagatcgaaccggtcaatcttaaaggaaaccactgaacactcattggaaagactgatgctgaagctgaagcttcagtattttggtcacctgatgagaacagctgactcattggaggtccctgatgctgggaatgattgagggcagaaggagaagagggcatcagaggatgagatggctggatggcatcactgatgcaatggacatgaacttgggcaaactctgggagatggtgaggggcagggagaactggggtgttgcagtccatgaggtcacagagtcagacgcaactgggcgactgaacaatagcaagaGTAGCATCTTAGATGATTGTTGTATTACTCTACTTTTCATTCTAAACTTCAGACCTTTGAAATATACTAGTTATAGCTAGCGCATACTTAAGATTCAAACTGTTCCCTCTAAAACCCCAATGTGCTTCTGCGTGTCATCTCAGCAGCCAGATGTTCCCATAAGGAGATAATTAAAACAGTTTTGATTTCATATTCTAGATGTCCCTTCAGACATAAGACTAATACGTTTGCACCTCTATAGTTGATCACCAATTCATAAACCAGTTACCATGTTatacaacaaattaaaaatttatttcattatatgcTCAAAACAAACCTATAATATCTCCAAACCTAGCATCAGTTTTATCTTTAAACAAATTGTGGATGCATTCCTGAATTCCAACTTTTCCAGGTattcatataaaaaagaaagaaacccagtgtactttaaaaaatagtttataagTCCTTACATGAATTTGATGGCAGTACACATTCTTAATAAGACAGACCCCTAGATGATTCATTCACAGTAAAAATGAATATTAGAGCAACTCGGTCTTCAGTCAGTGAATTTAAAATTCACAACAGTTCTTTCCTGGAACACTATTTTGGGGATAAGAAAGCTTGTTTATAAGGTAATTTGAGAGCCGAAGGAAGGTAGTGCTATTATCATCTCTTGTGTAATGTCCTCAAAACTACTTATTTGCAGTCATTAAATGTAACTGATAAATTCAGGCAATTtggaatgattttaaaatgtaaactgcaATACACATTGAAAGGTTATGAAGTTCTATCAAAGCATCAAAGATAGATACACTAAAACTGAGAAATTGATTCATTGTTTTTGGGAAACATAACGTTGCTTCCCCTTTAGTGGTTCAAATGATTTCTGAAAGCCCACTCTTCTAAGACACTGCCCTGTATATCTATATGTAAAATTCTTTGACCCATCTTTGTTTGCAGTCTCGTCCATTTAAGCTGCTTCACTGTACAGCATGCTTGTTCTTGGGTAACTATATAGTAAATGGGTGCGACATTTCCAAGTACTCCCCATGCCGCTGCCAAAAACCACATGAGCACAAAATCACCATGGTTATGTCTTTGAACCAAAGAAcacttacttctttttttttttttttttttgcctttttaaccACAAATATATTATCTTGCCCCATATTTAAGTTTTTTGGTAAATGCTCACATAATATATCTAAGAATGAAGGTGAGAggacaaaaaaacaaagagactTACAGTTGGATAGGAATTACAGTGctgaggaaagaaacagaagtgaTATGTACACACCAATCCAAGAATTATCTGCTATGCTGATTGAGGTAGGGAAAGCAGAATGCACATGCAGCAGTGGGAGAGACTAAGTATATCTTTTTAAGATTCTGGAAGGCAGTTTTGGAGGTTACTTTTATCAGGTCCGAGCCTGGGAAATGTCTTCCTAGAAGAGGACGTGA is a window from the Cervus canadensis isolate Bull #8, Minnesota chromosome 33, ASM1932006v1, whole genome shotgun sequence genome containing:
- the AKAP7 gene encoding A-kinase anchoring protein 7 isoform X6 produces the protein MGQLCCFPFSRDEEKISDKNGGEPDDAELVRLSKRLVENAVLKAVQQYLEETQNKNKPGDGSSVKAEEADRNGTDSDDRK
- the AKAP7 gene encoding A-kinase anchoring protein 7 isoform X5 — translated: MGQLCCFPFSRDEEKISPKPIGIRDLINEALRRERMGLQSKVKEIKALLLKPEIQAKIRRELFEGRFINNSNQGNDVDFSTTLT
- the AKAP7 gene encoding A-kinase anchoring protein 7 isoform X4 — translated: MGQLCCFPFSRDEEKISELESPSSIALQRCGREGPSWASGDKNGGEPDDAELVRLSKRLVENAVLKAVQQYLEETQNKNKPGDGSSVKAEEADRNGTDSDDRK